The sequence TCCAAACTAGGATGAACACATCGTGCGCGCGACAAAATTCAACCCAAACATGAGACTGAGAAGTTTCACATAGACATCGGAACCCTCACGCAAAGCAAACTAAGATGAACACATCGTATGTCAAAATGACCACTCAAAGTTCCATTTTTCTTCTATGCCATTTTTGCTGGCCATTACGGTTCCGTAACAACATCATACTTGAAAAATCATGCCATGAAATTATTCTTTCAAGATTACGAGCTCCCACAATCATCGTACAAAAGCTTATCATTTTTAAAGGATGTAAAACATTCCCATTACAAAGCCTTTCTACTAGCTAACCAAACCCTCACTAACAAAAGTAGTGTCATCAATTACTATGGGACAACCGCATTTACTGTTTTCTTACataaattttaaatcattaaCGCCGGTTTTCGAGATTTAAAACCCTTAGAAAACAACTTTCACAAGCTTTTGATTAAAGAGAAATCGCGTTTAGCACCTCTTTCCAAGAGATAGGAATATCGCTCACTCTCTGCTCAATAAGAAAGTGGAATTACAAATTGCTTTAATTAGAAAAGCATCAATCATTACTGATGCTCTCATGAGAATCTCTTGCGAGAACAACAAAGAGAACATGAAATACTGTTTTTGTAAAACAAGCATGAATCAATCGTGATATTCTAAGAGGAGAAAGACCCTTACCGGAAAACCATGACTGAGAGTCTTCTTAAGCATGGTCGACTAGCTTTCGTTTTGTCTCCATCAATCTTATGCGGTCTTGTGTCGGAATGGAATCTCAATTCCATTTTCACAAGAAAATACGTCTTGTTATTTAGATGAGAAGAAGAGAGTGGAAGAATCAGGTGTGTATACTGAAGATGGGCATCTCAACTGTGAGCTGGCGGTCATGCAGGCCCTAGGAGGCTGGCATATGAAGTTACCAATCGGTTAGAAAATCATCCCTTCTTAAAAAACAAGAAGTGAGACAAATGGTGTTGAGCGAAGATGATGAGTTTATGATAATCGGATGTGATGGGATTTGGGATGTGGTATCAAATCAAGAAGCTGTCGGTGTTGCGACTTCATATGGGTGATAATTTTACTGCTATTGTGGTTTTGTTTTGATAAGTAACAGGTAGAGTCTGTTAAAGGTTCGGTTTGCCTGTGATTATGGTGCGGGGTGTTGTCTGATTGCATAAAGGGAATTAGAATGTGaaaatacataattttttttattctgtTTGTGGTAAAGTCTATTTGTAGGGCTGCTTCATATGAGTAGGAAAAAGTAATCTAAAATTTAGTAGTGGAATTGATTCTATCATGAAAGATTATACCACTGAATGGGTTTTGTGTGTCTTTGTGTGTCATATCAGTTGTTGTTTGAATCCATATACATCTAAAGGTATGTTAATATGTGTATAACGTAATATATCTCTATATGGGTTTGAATGGATAGTGGTGCTGATAAGTTTGGTGTGAACCTCTAGTCATTAGTATATATAGTTACATCAATAATTTTACAGATTACAATATCCACAAATAACAGAAACAGAAATAGTATTTGATGTTTTCAAAGGAGAGCTAGATTAACATCACTCTGTCCAGGTAATATCCAAATCTCCCCAGTTATCCTCGGATACCCCTAAGGCCTTCCACACTGCTTTGGAAGCATCAAAAATATTATTAGGGCAAGGTGGTTGATAGTCATGATCACCATCGCACCCCATAGTAGAGTCACATTCATCCACAACCATTGCCTTTACACTCCTCCCATTTCCATTGATGGTAATATACTTGTGGCACCTATCCCCTCCCTTGTACCATCCAGTTGACAGCGCCACAACTGGTGTGTCATCAGAGTGGTATTGGTTGTCACACTCCGAAGGACCACCACCATCACCTCCCTTTTGGAAACTGTTTATTGTCAGTGTTGCTTTAGTATCGCCTGTCACTGGAGGCGAGCATGTATACGTGGTGTAAAACTTACCTTGGACACAACAATCCGAGTTGTTCTCACGGTTGCATTCTCCTAGAGGCGGTTTTCTTCCCCGGATACCACCACTTGGTTTGCAAGTCTGAGCATTGATCTCCAATGAAGTTGTTGCCAGGAGAACCAAGAACAGAAAAAAAACCGAAATTCTTCATTGCCATGTAGATGTTGGTAGTTACTGTTTACAATGCTGTTGGATGAGTAGCAAGGCAAATGGGTTGTGCTAATATAGCCTTTTGCTTAACAAAGAGCCAAGATAATAGTCAACtctgttgtattttttttttcaactgaATGTTGTTCTACGCCAATAAAACATCCTTTGGATATTCACTTTCCCATTTAAGAAAACCAAGTAATTTTTAGTGCACGGACATACTACAATATTGTCCATTATGCTAGCTGCATGTTGTGTGTAATTTTGTCTCATTGTTGATTTATAAAGTATATCTAAAATTACAGCGACTATTATTTTATTTGGGGAAAATATTTTCCATTGCTTAATTAGTACGTAACATTACTCATCATTCCACAT is a genomic window of Lactuca sativa cultivar Salinas unplaced genomic scaffold, Lsat_Salinas_v11 Lsat_1_v11_unplaced_32, whole genome shotgun sequence containing:
- the LOC128129538 gene encoding kiwellin-1-like; its protein translation is MRHLDLLISVFFLFLVLLATTSLEINAQTCKPSGGIRGRKPPLGECNRENNSDCCVQGKFYTTYTCSPPVTGDTKATLTINSFQKGGDGGGPSECDNQYHSDDTPVVALSTGWYKGGDRCHKYITINGNGRSVKAMVVDECDSTMGCDGDHDYQPPCPNNIFDASKAVWKALGVSEDNWGDLDITWTE